CGAGCTGATCCACTATTTCGAGCCGGCGGTCGAGAACCAGGCTGTGCGCGCCGTGCCGGGCGCCGGTCTGCGCGTGCCGATCTGGCTGCTGGGCTCCAGCCTGTTCAGCGCGCAACTGGCCGGTCAGATGGGTCTACCCTACGCCTTCGCCAGCCATTTCGCCCCCGAGATGCTGAAGGAGGCGCTGGCCATCTACCGGCGCGAGTTCCGTCAATCGGAGCGGCTGGACAAGCCGCACGCCGTGGCCGCCATCAACGTCTTCGCCGCGGACACGGACGAGGAGGGCCGTCGTCTATCCACCTCCATGCAGCAGAGCTTCGCCCGCCTGCAACGCGGCCGGCCCGGCCTGTTGCCCCCGCCGGTGGACGACATCGAAGCGGTGCTCTCCCCCGGCGAGCTCATGGGCGCCCAGAGCCGCCTGCTCTATTCCGCCGTCGGCGGTCCCGAGACCGTGCGCGACCAGATCCGGTCCTTTATCGAAATGACCAAGATCGACGAACTGATGATCACGGGCATGATGCACGACAATCAGGCTCGCATCCGCAGCCTGGAGATCGTGGCGCAGATGCGGGAACAGCTGGCGACTACATCGGCCAACTGAAACTCGCGCTTCTCGCGCTAACTTATGCTGACGCTCGCCGCGCGCCGCCATAAGGTGTGTGGTGATGATGAAGCTCTATCCCGTGATCATGTGCGGCGGCTCGGGCACCCGACTGTGGCCGGCGTCGCGACCTTCGCGGCCCAAGCAGTTCATTCCCCTGTCGGGCAACCGTTCGCCGTTCCAGGAAACGGCCATGCGCGTGGCGCCGCTGGCGGAGGGCGGGCGGCTGCTGGTCGTGGGCGGCGTCGCCCACCGCGACGCCATCCTGTCTCAGCTGGACGCCGTGGGCATCGAGGCGCAGGTGCTGCTGGAGCCCGAACCCCGGGACTCGGCGCCCGCCATGGCCGCCGCCGCGCTCTGGACCGCCCGGCGCGATCCCGACGGCGTCAACGTCTTTGTCGCCTCTGATCACCACATTCCCGACGAGGTCGCCTTTCGAGCGGCTGCATTGGACGCGGCGCGGGCTGCGCGCGAGCAGGGCCGCATCGTCACCCTTGGGGTGAGACCCAGCGCGGCGTCC
The genomic region above belongs to Brevundimonas sp. PAMC22021 and contains:
- a CDS encoding LLM class flavin-dependent oxidoreductase; the encoded protein is MIPFSVLDLSPVVEGGDLRRAMDETLAFAQAADTLGYERFWLAEHHNMPGIASAATAIVIGHVAAGTQRIRVGSGGVMLPNHAPLVIAEQFGTLETLYPGRIDLGLGRAPGTDGATARALRRYFEAADQFPRDVAELIHYFEPAVENQAVRAVPGAGLRVPIWLLGSSLFSAQLAGQMGLPYAFASHFAPEMLKEALAIYRREFRQSERLDKPHAVAAINVFAADTDEEGRRLSTSMQQSFARLQRGRPGLLPPPVDDIEAVLSPGELMGAQSRLLYSAVGGPETVRDQIRSFIEMTKIDELMITGMMHDNQARIRSLEIVAQMREQLATTSAN